GCGAACCGGCTGTCGCCTGGCTCCGCGGCTTGCGCGCGGAATGGCTTGCCGCGCTCGACCGGCTCACCGACGCGGACTTGGCTTCCGCCGTCCCGGTTCTGCCGGAAGACGATCCCCGGCAGCCGATCGGGCACTTGCTCGCGTGGGCGAACGCGGAGCTGATGAAGAACGTCGCGGAGATCGGGCAGCTCCGCCTCCAGCGCGCCGCCCGCTGACGAAACCCTTACCCGGCCTTGGCGATCAGCTCGTCCGCGACCCACCGCGCGACCCCGGCCGGATACGGCGCGGGAAGCCCCAGCACCACATGGCCGAACCCGGCTTCCAGCGCCTCCCCGATCGCCGTCCGCGTGAGCGCGGGCTGGTCGTAGGACACCGGCAGGTGGATCGACCGCGCGATCTCCGCCGGGTCGCGGCCGAGGTCCGCGCAGTACTCGTCCAGCATCGCGCCGCGCTCGACGACGTCCGCGAGGTCCCCGCCGGGAATGTTCCAGACGTCGGCGTGCTCGGCGACCACCCGCAGCGTCGCGCGGGACCGGCCGCCGAGGACGAACGGCGGATGCGGGCGCTGCACCGGCTTCGGATTGCCGAACGCGCCGGCGAGCCGGACGTGCTTCCCCGCGAAATCGAACGGCTTGTCCTCCGTCCACAGCTTCCGGATCACAGTGCACGCTTCGGCGAACCGGTCCACCGCGTCGGCGGTTTCCAGGTACGGCAGGCCGTGCGCTTCGTACTCCCGGCGAGCCAGCGGGTGACTCGGCCGGGAGCCGACGCCGAGCCCGAAATCGAGCCGTCCGCCGGAGACGACGTCGACGGTCGCGGCGATCTTCGCCAGCATCGCCGGCGGACGGAAACGGTTGCTGGTCACCAAAAGCCCGAGCCGGAGCCGTTCGGTTTGCGCGGCGAGAGCGGAAAGCAGCGTCCAGCCTTCGAAAATCGGCCCGTCCGGTTCTCCGGCGATCGGCAGGAGATGGTCGAACAGCCAGGCGTGCTCGATCTCCGGGATCGCGTCCGCCTCGCGCCAGACTTGGTGCAGCGCCGCGTAGCTGGTCTGCATCGGCGCGGTCATGATGCCGAATCGCGGTTGCGTGGTCATCGCGGGAAGTCCTTTCACCCGTGCGATTCGACGCGGCCGAGCGGGCTGTCCTCGATGCCCGCCCAGCTGTCGTCGCCGGGAATGAGCGCACTGCGGAGATACGCCGTGGTGAGCCGCTGCTGCAGCGCGACGCGTTCCGGGCTTTCGTCGGTGGTTTCCTTGGCGTCGTATCCGGTGAGCCCGCCGAGCGAATGTTCCGCGCCGAAGAGCGTCAGCAGGCTCTTCTCCCCCGGGCTGAGCCGGTACGCGTCGGTGAACCAGTCCGGGCCGCGCACGGACAGCATCGAATTGTCCTGGTCCCCCGCGACGAACAGCGCGGGCGCCTTCAACTCATCGAAATTCGGGCTCATGAACGGGAAATTCTCGGCAGCGAACGGCGACAGGTCCGCGCCGCCGATGCCGGGAATCGCGAACAGCACCCCGGCGGACACCCGCGGATCGGAGAGATCCTCGCCGACGCTTCCGTCCGCCTCGACGACGCGCGCGCCGAGCAGCATGCTCGCCGACTGCGCGCCCCAGGAGTGCCCCGAGACGGCGAGCCGGTTGTGGTCGACTCGGCCGCTCAGCCCGGGCAAAGCCGCTTCGACAGCGTCGAGCCGGTCGATGACGTGCCGCAGATCCTCGACCCGCAACCGCCAGATGTCCGGCGTGCGCGGGTCTTCCGCGGGCAGCGCGCGGGTCCGCGCATCGAGATGAGTCGGTTGCACGACAACGAATCCGTGCGCGGCCCAGTAGTCGGCGAGCGGGCGGTACCCGTCGAGGGACTGGCTGAACCCGTGGGAGAACACGATCACCGGCAGGTCCCGGCCGGTCGCCGGGGCGGACACGCGGACCGGCAGGTCCTCGCCGCGGCCCGGCGCGTCGAGCCGCACCGGCTGGACCGAGACGACCGCAGCCGCGGGCTGTACTGCAGACATGGGAGTACCTTCTTTCGCCGTCCGGGCGCGCGAGGGTGTGGTGGCCGACGGCCCGGTCTGGCATCATGAGCAAACGGAACGTTGCTCCGGTAACTATACGGAACGTTGTTCCGCTTGTCTACCGGCGGCACGCGGAGGGAGTGGCACGTGGGTGAAAACGCGGGGTCCCGCACCAAGCGGGCGGACGCCCGGCGCAACGAGAAGACCCTGCTCGACGCGGCGGCGGCGGTGTTCGTCGCGTCCGGGGTGGACGCGCCGGTGCGCGACATCGCGACCAGGGCGGGCGTCGGCGTGGGCACGATCTACCGGCACTTCCCCACCCGCGCGGACCTGATCATCGCGGTGTACCGGCACCAGGTCGAAGCGTGCGCCGACGCGGGCCCGAAGCTGCTGGCGGACAACGCTTCCCCGCACGCCGCGCTCGCGCAGTGGATCGACCTGTTCGTCGACTTCCTGGTCACGAAGCACGGCTTGGCCGGGATCATGCAGTCCGACCACAGCGGCTTCGAGGCGCTGCACGCGTACTTCCTCGAGCGGCTGGTCCCGGTGTGCGCCCAGCTGCTCAACGCCGCCGCCGAGGCCGGGGAAATCCACGTCGACCTGGAGGCCATCCACCTGATGCGCGGCGTCGGGAACCTGTGCATCGGCGCGGAAGCCGACGACAGCTACGACGCGCGCCGCCTGGCCCGGCTGCTGATCACCGGGCTCCGGGTGGCCGACTGATCCGGGAGCGTTTTACCGCGCCGGAACGGTGACTTCGTCCGGACGCCGTTCCGGGCGCAGCCCGCGCCAAGCCGTGTGCCGCAGGCGGCCGTCACCCGGTGTGAGGCGGCGGTACACGACCTCGCCGACCACCTCCGGGTTCAGCCAGTGCGCGCCGCGCGCCCGGTCTCGCGGGACCTGGTCGGCGAACGGGCTTGTCTTGCGCTCCAAGGGAACCAGCTGTGCCTGAAGGTCCTTGAGCATCGCGTCGGTGAAGCCGGTGCCGACGTCGCCCAGATACCGCAGCTCCCCCGACTCCGGGTCGTGCGCGCCGAGCAGCAGCGCGCCGATCGTGCCCTCGCGGCGGCCCTGGCCGGCCCGCCAGCCGCCGAGCACGACCTCGGTCGTCTGCACGAGCGGGTGTTTGAGCCATTCCGGACTGCGCCGTCCCGGGTGGTACCGCGACGTACGGGCCTTCACCATCAAGCCTTCGAGCATCATCGTCCGCGCGAC
The nucleotide sequence above comes from Amycolatopsis sp. AA4. Encoded proteins:
- a CDS encoding TetR/AcrR family transcriptional regulator, producing the protein MGENAGSRTKRADARRNEKTLLDAAAAVFVASGVDAPVRDIATRAGVGVGTIYRHFPTRADLIIAVYRHQVEACADAGPKLLADNASPHAALAQWIDLFVDFLVTKHGLAGIMQSDHSGFEALHAYFLERLVPVCAQLLNAAAEAGEIHVDLEAIHLMRGVGNLCIGAEADDSYDARRLARLLITGLRVAD
- a CDS encoding LLM class flavin-dependent oxidoreductase; the encoded protein is MTTQPRFGIMTAPMQTSYAALHQVWREADAIPEIEHAWLFDHLLPIAGEPDGPIFEGWTLLSALAAQTERLRLGLLVTSNRFRPPAMLAKIAATVDVVSGGRLDFGLGVGSRPSHPLARREYEAHGLPYLETADAVDRFAEACTVIRKLWTEDKPFDFAGKHVRLAGAFGNPKPVQRPHPPFVLGGRSRATLRVVAEHADVWNIPGGDLADVVERGAMLDEYCADLGRDPAEIARSIHLPVSYDQPALTRTAIGEALEAGFGHVVLGLPAPYPAGVARWVADELIAKAG